From Chryseobacterium shandongense, the proteins below share one genomic window:
- the kdsA gene encoding 3-deoxy-8-phosphooctulonate synthase translates to MIQYLDNIHHKDSKNFFLIAGPCIIEGEDMALNIAEKVVELTNKYNIPYIFKGSFKKANRSRVDSFTTIGEEKSLEILKKVGETFNIPTTTDIHENDHAALAAQYVDVLQIPAFLVRQTDLLVAAAQTGKCVTLKKGQFLSPESMKFAVQKITDSDNQKVAIIERGNSFGYTDLIVDYRGIPTMRNYAPVILDVTHSLQQPNQNSGVTGGRPDLIETVAKAGIAVGADGIFIETHPTPETALSDGANMLRLDLLEDLLQKLTRVREAIL, encoded by the coding sequence ATGATCCAATATTTAGATAATATTCATCACAAAGATTCCAAAAACTTTTTCCTGATTGCCGGTCCGTGCATTATTGAAGGCGAAGATATGGCACTGAACATTGCTGAAAAAGTAGTGGAGCTTACCAACAAATATAATATTCCGTACATTTTTAAAGGAAGCTTTAAAAAAGCCAACCGAAGCAGGGTTGATTCTTTCACCACAATTGGGGAAGAAAAATCTTTGGAAATCCTTAAAAAAGTAGGAGAGACTTTCAATATTCCTACAACTACGGATATTCATGAAAACGATCATGCGGCATTGGCTGCACAATATGTTGATGTCTTACAGATTCCCGCGTTTCTGGTTCGCCAAACCGATCTTTTGGTTGCTGCGGCACAAACCGGAAAATGTGTAACCCTAAAGAAAGGGCAGTTTCTTTCCCCGGAATCCATGAAATTCGCCGTTCAGAAAATTACCGATTCCGACAATCAGAAAGTTGCTATTATTGAGAGAGGAAACTCTTTCGGATATACGGATCTTATCGTAGATTACAGAGGAATTCCAACGATGAGAAATTATGCTCCCGTTATTCTTGACGTAACGCATTCTTTACAACAGCCCAATCAGAACTCAGGAGTTACGGGTGGAAGACCGGATCTTATTGAGACTGTAGCAAAAGCCGGAATTGCAGTAGGTGCAGACGGAATTTTCATTGAAACGCACCCAACGCCGGAAACCGCTCTGTCTGATGGTGCCAATATGTTAAGACTTGATCTTTTGGAAGATCTGTTGCAGAAGCTTACAAGAGTGAGAGAAGCAATCCTTTAA
- a CDS encoding pyridoxamine 5'-phosphate oxidase family protein: MSTENLTHQDAVKKIKDLSESAKICMFCTELETLPINSRPMTLQETDDEGNLWFISDDTSNKNFEIKDDKRVQLFFMNNGDYQYLSVFGDATIYKDRSTIEDKWSPMAKAWFEDGKDDPNVSIIRVEPTESYYWDTKVGKLVSLVNFVTAAVTGNTTDNSDGVEGKAQV; the protein is encoded by the coding sequence ATGTCAACAGAAAATCTTACGCATCAGGACGCTGTTAAAAAAATCAAAGATTTATCCGAAAGTGCAAAAATCTGTATGTTTTGTACGGAATTGGAAACGCTTCCTATCAACTCAAGACCAATGACCTTACAGGAGACCGACGATGAAGGGAATTTATGGTTCATCAGCGATGATACAAGCAATAAAAATTTTGAAATTAAAGATGATAAAAGAGTTCAGCTCTTCTTTATGAACAATGGAGATTATCAATACCTCTCTGTTTTCGGGGATGCTACGATCTACAAAGACCGTTCAACCATTGAAGATAAATGGTCACCAATGGCCAAAGCATGGTTTGAAGATGGAAAGGATGATCCGAATGTATCCATTATCCGCGTAGAACCAACAGAATCGTATTATTGGGATACGAAAGTGGGCAAATTGGTAAGTCTTGTTAATTTCGTTACTGCGGCAGTTACCGGAAATACCACCGATAACTCAGACGGTGTTGAAGGAAAAGCTCAAGTTTAA